The following DNA comes from Anopheles arabiensis isolate DONGOLA chromosome 3, AaraD3, whole genome shotgun sequence.
GattcttttttgcattttaggTGTAATATGAGAAGATGTAGCAGAAGACATGAAACATACTGTTACTGTACTTTACGGTCTGCTTCTTATACCTTTAAATATGTAGTATCAGGGTCTCAGGGTTTCCCATAATCATTCATAGGTGGTTAGGTCGAAATCATACTTTTGGTTAGAAACTGAGAAGCTTACCATGGGAAAATCCCAACGAGATTGATGAGAGGCTGGCTGACAGACCTTCCTTGCGCAGTACTCAAACGGCatattcttttttgctttgtttttgccaCAATTATCTCTCCCACCAAGGACACTCGGATGCGATATGCCGTTGGTACTGTTGGTGCTACGTGCAATCAATCACGTCGTCCCTTTCCGAAGACGGAGGGCTTTTTTGcactccttttttgtgtgtgcttctcaGTTCGCATGTTTGCAACACACGCTGATCGCAAGCTAACGAGCTGATCCTCCCTTCAGCTCGACGATATGCGCATGAGAGCAGCGAGGCGGTGATGTTTCACGTGTTGCGAGCATGACCCACAAAACCGGTTCTCGTCCAAACCCTCTGCGTGCACACAAATCGGAaggaagaacacacacacacaatcatgGCCCGGGCACACACAAAGCAgctctacatacaccgagtgCACGTGTACTGGGTGCGAATTTGCATAGTTTATGCGCGAGCACGCGCGCTGTTGGTGcgcgagtgtgtatgtgtgtgcgtgttagtACGCAGTGTAACATAGTGGGGTCTATAGTCTATAGGGGTCTTTTAGATAAGCCGCGGAAGAGCATCGAATCTTGTTCTTGTGCGCTCCACGTAAGCTTGTGCGCTCAAACGGCTAACGACCGCGGCTCACCCTTGAACCGCGAGATTGGATTTCTTGTGAACCGGTGGACACAAAACGCGTCGAGCAGatcgccagcagcagctcgccaAATGGTCAAGTGGCTGTTGCTAGGGCAGAAGAGCAGCCCATGgcgatgctgttgttgttgttgatgtccATGGTCTTAAAATGCTGCTCCGGACGGCGTTGCTACGCACACAGGTCGTTGCCTGTGTGCACTCGCCTACTGGATGATATCTAGAGAGGAGGGAGACTGGGGCTATTAAACCGGCCCTCGTTCTCTTCACTGCTCGCTGGGTAGTGCCCGGACGCTTGATCCATCCCCCGACTATGGGGTTGACGATGTCATTGACACTGGCGTTCCGTGATTGAAGATGCCGTTCGTGTGCCTTTGTACCGTTGGATATGCAAAAGTTAGTATAGCGCATATTCAGTTCCTAAAATATGTTCAAGGCTCTCTGCTTGGTAACACTCTATTTCTATTGAACAAGAAGCCGGGAACAACAAACCACGATGTCTGCAATGACcctggagtgtgtgtggtacatTGACGCTTGATTTGATGCTTATCTGGAAAGACATTAAGAATAGAAGTCGAGTTTAgattgtgtgttgtgctcCACTAATCTAatcggttgtttttgtttcacggTTGCCTTGTGATTTTGAGCTCTCTTCCTCTAACTTCCTCTTTACAATTACCCTGCCGGAGTGTCAATCTAAGGGAAATCTAAAGTAATCTACTATAACTTCAATTCGTAAGTTTCCTCTAATtatattttcttcctttttttttctagataTCCGGCACGGCGGCAAAACTGGGCCAACCGAACGCTTATCACCACTGTACGCTGCTGGTTAACTCGAACAAGCTACACCTGGGTGCATCCCTCGAGAAAGATAACGTAAGTTGAAGAATGCCGGCATGGGATGGCATCAAattgaaaacatcaaaacaacacagcacaggGAGGATTCACATCCGAAGCACAAAGCGCTGGCTGTTGTTGCTATGCGAAAAGGCGAAAACAACAGAACAGTCGACAGGCCACACGATGGTCTGATCTAACGTGATAAACCGGTTGGGTCACACCATACCCATAAATAATGTCTTGCCTCTCTATGCTTCTTGCTGCTGTTATTGCTGCAAGAAGCGGCAACTTCCTACATCCCCGAGCGTTACACCTACCGCGCGACCCTCTCTATTAATGAAAGCGAGAGTGTGGTAGGCTTTTTTGTTCCACACGGAGACACCCGGAGACTCGCCGTCGGGGTGGTTTTTGTGATGATAAATTGTATCACAATGATAAGGCTTTATGGCGGAACAGCTGATACAGCGAGATAGGGGTTAGAACAATTGCAATTGCAGACGgcgcttgtgtttgtttgatgaaaaaaGTTTATTAAACGAGAGGTGCAAAAAACAGAGCTTTGTTTGAGATAATGTACATGATCAATTGCTCATGATTCTTCTAGAGGGGTCTTGCTTGGGGTGAACTCTCATTACTTCTGTTTTGCAAAACTTGTGTAGCAAACCCTTCCAGAATGGTCCCAGCTGATTGGCACAACACGCGCGGAATAAATTGTATTGCATCAGCCCTTTGTCCGGGCGCGGTAGGCAATTTCGCACGATGATGAGTTCATCGGCACGatgcaaccaccaccaccaattgAGCAGCTTTGCCTGAACATATCCTTGACCACCCTCACTGAACTTTGTACGGTGAGTCGCCCCTTTTGTTCGAGTGTTCCAGCACCGCTGCACGGAAAGCATCGTAACAAGACGGAACTCTTCATCCAGCGACAACGAACCATGTGTGCGTGGGGTTGATAAACACTAAGTACCCCATCTCACCCCAACGTTCGATAAGGCTCCTCCTACCCCCGCACGCCAAACGTATGTTTGGTGTTTGGCACAAAATTAAGGCCAAATGTCTATGAACTGGTTTTGGCGGACCGGTTAGAACCGGCCGTGTACCAGGAGTGATAAGTCTTCTTCTTCCCGGTGCCGGCGTTTTGATTACTTTTTCGGGGGCGAGCGAGGGCAAATGCGTAAAGCACCCCACACACAGcacttgtttgtgtgctttgtgtGCTGAGCCCGGGAGTGTGATAAGCGTCCCGATGAGGTGGGATGAAAGTCTGTTTCAGTGAACAagagcccccccccctcctccatCCATCTTCCTCCCCCACAGACATGTGTTTTGTTATGGCCAGAATTGAACGATAATGATTGGCAAACGACCTTATTTTGGGAAGTAGGTACCAAAACAATGAGAGTTAAAAACTTTCCGCTGTCAAGCTCGCACCGCTTGGAGGAAGAATCGAAGAAGAGTCCATCGGATCACAATGGACCCTTGCGGATtgtagtttttgtgtgtgtgtgtgtctgataACAGATAATGATAAGTTAAGCAGAGGTGTTTGGGGCTTATTGTCGGCACATCTAGATAATAATGTTGGATCTTCTCAGCAGAGTCTTGCGAGCTTCTTCTTTAATAACCCCGTTGAAGGAGGATAAACATTGGCCATGCGAGGTCAGAATGCATGGTTGGGTAAATATTAGAGGCTTATCTACGAAAAGAGTTGTTAAAATAGCGACAATAATAGTATAATAGTACACTACCTCAGTAAGTTAAGTAACGTAGGATTGATATATGTTCACTTTATGATGTAGTGATGGTAAGATCTTATTAAATTTGTCAAAAAATCATGTCTAAAACCCGTATTTAGTCAAAAGTTACTGCTTTCCGGTTCCATGATCATGATCCAGACTATATATTAGACTCCATAAGATCGTACGATCCATCACAATCGTAGATCACCTTATGCGATGCTACAATCATCCAAGCTATAAGCATAACATTGTGGAATTTAACCTGactttgttgattttattgagAGTATGTTCTTGTATGTGTAGAACATTCAGAACAACAAAGATGCTTCTTTATAAGAGTCTTGTTAGCTCCCATTGAAGTAGAGCCTCTAAGCTACAATGTATGCTGGCCTGAATTTAGTTGAAGTCGAAGTAGTGTAATATCTAGACAAAGAGGGAATCCATCTAGCTATGGGTATGAGAGGAGCAGACCAATCATGTCCCGACTCCTCTAAACAGAGACTTCAAGCATTGGAATCACACCATGAGCCGGTCTCAAATAGAATAAAATCGCTACAGCCGCCTACTGCAACTCCTCGCTACATTGTAACTAGGCTACATGAAGTTCAACTAGCGCAAATGTGCTCGCCTCgccttgtttgtgtgtgaaagtgcTCCTATTGGCCGGTCCCTTCTCCGTTCCAGTGCCAGTCCCAGGTTGCCTCACCGCCTGTGTGTGAATCTCGGAGGAACCCGGGGCGCGCACCAATTTATCTTGATTAAAATCATTTGGCTTCAGTCAGGTCTAAATGGAAACTGGCGCGAACCGGTTCCACGACCGATAGGGAACCAAACCGGAATCGTGTATAAGGGCCGCCGCCGGGCGGGTGGTCTGCATATGGGTCCCTCTCCCTACCCTGCTCTTCTGTGCATGGCAGGCGGGATGCGTTTTTCGATGCCACATATGACGCCGTAACACAGTGTAACACACAGCCCACGACGTCGCCCTTTGTACTGTGAGCGCTCGGTGAGGGACTCGATTCAGGAATAGAACTGAAGGACACTGGTtaatggtgtgtgttttgttaacATTTTGGAAAGAGGAGAGAAACAGAAGAGGGGCGGGAGGGGTGTCAGTTCATTCGCGGCGTTGATAAGGGACTGTTAAACAATCTTGCTTTTGCTTGGCCTCAAGGGAATGAAGTCGAATTGATAGCACATTGGGAGGGGAGTGGGGGGGCAGGTAGAGGAGAGGTGTGTGCCATGCTCCCCCCCTCGATGGGGGGTTATCTTTGTAGCACACTGGGTGgatgaaaatatgattttctttttctttttcggagGAAGGTGATCAAGCGTTATGAGAGTGAGAGATGTCTTCCTGCACACgctttttgaaattaatttgttgatctgatcgtgtgtgtatgtttttttacgtGTGTCCCGCAGGTCGAAATAACAAGCAAGGCTACCGCTTCCATTCCATCGCCAATCAAGAACCTCGTGGACGTAAACCGAACCGTAAACATCCAGCAGCTGCTATCGGCCATCGGGTaagtgtgtggtgttttgcgCTACAATACATTGTGGGGAATTTCGGATTGCGTATTAATCTATCGCCCTTTTCTTCCTCATTATACAGCTACGAATTCTTGCGCACCCCGGCCACCCAGCTAACCGACGGGGGTCGCGAGCTGCTGATGAAGCAGCGCGGTTTCCAGCTGATCAATCCCACCGACAAGTGGTTCCCGGGCATTACCGAGCTGCGCGAGAACTTCGCCTCCTGGGACTGGCGGTTCGGCAAGACGCCGAACTTCTCCGTCCAGAAAACGATCCAGCTGAAATCGACCACGGCCGCCCACCAGCAGGAGATGAAGGTGAAAGTTGACGTCGAAAAGGTAATCAGGGGGAGAAGTGCTTATCAGCTGTCCCGGGATTTGTGCACACAGGGGAGCTAATACTAATcgggcctttttttgttttgtctatCTTCACCGGCACACACAGGCACTGATCAAGGAAATTAGTCTCATCCTGCCGAACCACGAACCGATCCCAGTCGTGTCCGATATGGTGGGCCGGGCGTACAGCGAGGACTGCTTCCACGGCATCGCGGAAGCGCTGAAGGGTGCCAGCACCGAGAACATGCAGCAGGCGATGGGCTTATGAAGGTTGGTCCTGCCAGCGACGGGCGCCGCCATACCCTCTTCCTCGTCGACGGGCGTCGGTACGGAGGACAGTTGAAAGCGAAACGTCGTCGTTGACTcacttttcatttcaaacgaccctcgttctctctctctcattgtAAGACCCCCTTCAATTAGAAATTCAAAAACAGCAccggaacaaacaaacagctggTGCGCGCGCGAGCACACGCTGCTTACGAAGCGACACAGTTAGAATAGTTAGAAGGCTTGTCCTcctcacacaccaccacctaGCAGTAGTTAGTAACAGTAGAAAGAAgggctcgatcgatcgatcgtacgATCGCATTGCAGTAGTCGGCGGGTTCACGACAACCCTGAACTTTTAGCGGCGGGATGGTGGGAGGTGGAACACGAACAACAGCTTTCTGAGTGCCCTTTTTAGGGTGTCTTGGTACGAAGGGGGATTAGAAAAGCAAATGTCATAATGCATACCGGAAACCGGCCTCCTTCTTCAAGCGAAAAGCCAGCAAACAACAGTTTGAACGGAGTgaacgaaaaaacaacaaaaaaaagcgtcGCCTGCTGTGGTCAATCGATCGACCTTGCATAACACACGCCGGGCATATTGCACCAACAGGCTAATCAGCTGTTGTTTGTCGAAGAGAGGTAGAGCAAGGCAAAATGCAATCGAAGCAAATCCGTTTTACCATCCATCATGGCCCTTGCGCATGCGTCATCCGCTTTCGATTTAGCTCATTTGTTTGTATtagtttttacttttaaaccttttttgaCCAACAATCGAgcaagagacagagagagagagaaagagaaagccGAGTTAAAGGAAAAGTCTGGAAACTAATGCACCGCGCGCAATCAGATGATCTGCAGCGCGAACCTGTTTACTTGCTTTATAATTACTCTTTGCGCCGTCGTCGCGGATCTTTTTAGTTTGTGAAATTTGCACGTAGGCGCCTTAGGTCGTGCTGTGCTGGTGTGTTAGTGGAACCTGATTGCCTGATCTTTCTTTAATGTGATCTTGAGGATAGATAGGAGAGGCGAAATTGTGATTAGGCTTAAAAATGACCGAGTGTAGAACCCCCGGGGGCGACAAATCCCCATTGGAAAATCTTTTTGACCTTTTTGGACTCAACGATAGTGCTCTACCGATCAGGAATCCTCTGTTTTTTTAAGTCTCCCATTTTAATCCGCAACAAAAGTAGTGTAGTCCCAGTGGCATTCGCAGGGCGCGACGGACGGGGCATGCACACGCTGCTAGTAGTATATAGTGTACGACATGCTTATTGATTATTCTCCATCTTTATTATTGCGGTTAGCTTTAGTTACGAGCTTCCTGTGCCTGCACAATGCCGGCTTACCGTTTTGCAAGCAGCAAGGGGGGCGGAAGCAAAGTTACATCAAGAATGCGATCAtatcatttcgtcgtcccgctACCGacaaacacatccacacacaccgCTAACAAGTTTTAGTTGGATGGTCGGGTTGTGTGTCTGTTCGCTTACGTCTAGGTTTTACTACTCTACTTACTTTGTTTGACTTTGACGAGTTCCTGGATGGTTCGTGTACTGTTTTTGACCTGACCCTAGTATCCTAGTGTAGCGCTTTCCTATGCTTTACTTTCGATTTTGCTTTCCTATTTCAACCGTAGAGTGGTAGTACTGCAGAAGCCTAGTGTTCATGGGAAGGAGTGCGCAGTGTAGCGTTAAGTTGATAGTGTACTTTTTGGATTTATCCCGCAACCCGTTGTTCATAGATTGTTGATCATAAAAGACCAAATAAGATAGGCGATAGGGTAACCTTTAATAAAAGAATTaatgttgaaaatgaaatgctgattttgtgtgtgtttttaaccAATGTCTTGAATCAGCGGCTTATAATCAAAAGATTTTTGTTATCACCATCCCACTATTCGCCGGAATAATGTGTTCTATACACACGTCGCCTCATCTCTATCTCATCAAACCAGCAAATCTATGACCAATTTCATTGAGTCCCTTCACTCCTCGATTGGTCTAATATGCTGAGTGTTGGAAATTCATTTCGCAAAGCGTTCAACTCATCGTTTAGTATCTCACATTCGGTCAGATCCAGCAGCTGTAGCTCGGGACAGCTCGCCGCAAACGTTTGCAGAAAGGAATCGCTCGACGTCATATAACCGGCAATTCCTATTCGTTGTAGGCGCGTACAAGTCTGCACCAGCATAGTTAGCTCATAATCGAAACATTGATTTGAGTACCAGCTATAGCCGAGGTCGAGCTCTTCTAGGTTGAAGCAATTATATAGCGCCTCCAGTGCATCCGCAGTCACTATGCACGTCCGATAAAGGTTAAGGCTTATGAGCTGCCGGTTGTATTCCCTGATCGTACAGATGATGGAAGATTGCAAATGATATCGTTGACCGAATGTTAAAAGCCTGTCCAACACAGGAAAGGTACAGTACGACAGGTTTAGATGCTGCAGCCCTAGATTATGCTGCAGCAGATGATTGAGCATTTTGATCGAAACGCTTGTCCGGCCCAGATCGAGCGTAACCAACTGTCCGCAATAGGAATGGCTGAATATGTAATTATTGTCGATGCACGCGCTTTGCATGCAAAGCTCGGTTAGATTGGGACAGAGCTTAAGCATGCGGGACAGATTGACAGATACTCCGAAGCAATTGAGCCGCAAGTGCGTTAGGGTGGCACCGCGACGCTTCAACAATGCATTCACGTCGGAATTGTTGAATACGTCGACATTGCCACACCAGGAGAGATCCAGCTTGCTGATGCCGGTGCATCGTTTCTGCAGCCATTGCAGATGCTGCCTGTTCATCTTGTGCCAGTATGGACGCAGGTTTACCACCCGATACAGTCGGGCATCGGATACGAGCGCGGCATACGAATTGCACACCTGTCCAACGTTACGGAGCGACAGCTGATCGAGGTGCGAAAAGATCTTAAACAGCATTTCGTGTGGTAGATCGGTAAGCTTCCTCCCAGTGGCCCTAGTAGGTGGTAGGGCGCTTGAGTCGCGCGTGCCACTGTCCTGAGTGACTCCTTCGTGCGATTTCAATGGTACCGCAGACGACTGATGTAACGTTTCCTCCGAACTGTCTTCCACACCTACCAAAGCAATTCCATCAAAGTTGACGATGGCTTTTACCCGATCACGCGTGTTAAGCTCGAACCGTAGCAACTTTGTCGAGTGTCGAACGGTACGTATCTCTGGGCAGAAGAGCTGGGGAGAACTGTTGCTCAGGACGCCATCATAACGACAATCCCACAGCAGGGACCATTCCTTTGCTTCGGCTCTGTAGGCCCAGATGCGTACCACTGCCCCGGTATGCTTCTTTTCATACCAGCCGACCCTGGACGGGTAGACGGACAGCTCGTATTtcacaatgaaataaaaattaactgGAGCATTATCTTCCGGCGCAACATTCTCCAGCCCGAACTCGGGCATGCTTTGCCACCACGTTCCGAGTTTGGGCGTGGCATAAAGCTTGGCTCTAGGAGTATAATTCTCCGGTGGTCCGATTAGATTTACCAAAAGAGTATCACTGATATCTGGTATGATCTCGACGTGGATCATCGCGACGTACAACACATACTGCAAACATTCTTCTTTGCTGACCGGCAGTGTTGGGTACTCGatgtttttattcatattttaacaGCCTGTGGGGAACGAAAATGAGATTAAAGTTAATAGTGAAGGTCATACAATATAATCATATCGTTTGGCAGGATTGAACCGCTGCTTACCTACCGTTACAATAAAccaaaacattgaaattttACTCTCGAATGTTGAACGAACGTAGACAAAAGACGATCGTTTCTTATCAGATCCAGAAGTAAAGCAATTTCACTGAAGTACAGGGCGAGAagatcgtttgttttgttatacCTCACTGTTATACTGATTCTACACTACTTGTGCGAACATTGCCCGCAAAACTCCATGAACTAAAACAACACTTAGATTGTTATCAACTGTTATCCCTGAAATTTAGTATGAAATTTTCCCAAACAAGATACTACTGTTGTTTTGCAGAAATAAAGTAAATTTAAATCGTTCTTTTCGTGTTTCAAATTGTCCAGTTCAAAATGTACGCATTGCATTCACCTCTTTCTGTTGTCTTTTCATTGCCGATTTCACCGCTGGCACATCACCCAGAAGTCAGCAGTGCACTATAAACTCCCGCTTGTCAAATCGCGCTGACGTCTCTGCGCTCGCCAATTGCACAAACGTCAAGCACGCAGTTTCGTTCTCGTTTTTTGCAAAGTCCCAAGAAGTTGTGCTGAACATTTCGGGAAGGATTTTTCCGAGCGTTTTTCCACGATAAAAATGTCGTACCTCGCACGCAAAGGACCCGCCGTCTACTGTGAGTGGTTGTTCACGTTTTAAAGCGCTCCATCGTATTTGCTGTGCCGTTTTTTGCCTCCGCAAAGCCTTATTGTTTTGACGAGGCACGGTCAGCGTTCGGCGCAACAAATTACATAATGTTAAGAAAATTGTGTCCTTAGATTCCGGTGCGGTAAAGCGGGGTTTGCGTGCATTGTTTACCAACtgctttttccatttttttgcagCTGCCCTCGGCAAATGGGCCTACAATATGGCCGGATTCAACCAGTACGGTGAGTGTTACGGGGTTTGTTATTGTGACGCACGGACAGAACGTTGAGCACAGCACAGCTCACCCTCCCCGTGTTCTGGTTCGCGTTGACCTTGCTGCGAATGGCAAACTGATCCGGATGTTCTGCCCCTCCCTCGTATTCCCACAGGTCTGCACCGCGACGACTGTCTGTATGAGAACGAGGACGTGAAGGAGGCGATCCGCCGCCTGCCGGAGAAGCTGAAGGATGAGCGCAATTTCCGCATCACGCGCGCCCTCCACCTGTCGATGACGAAAACGATCCTGCCGAAGGAACAGTGGACCAAGTACGAGGAGGACACCAAATACCTCGAGCCGTACCTGCAGGAGGTGGTCCGGGAGCGCGATGAGAAGGTCAAGTGGGAATCGAACAAGTAAACCTTTTTTTCGTGCGAGATGCGTTTCGAAACGAAGATATGCGCACTGtgccgtggtggtggcggtaaCTCGCCGCGCGTTATGAACATCTACCGCTAAAGGGGGGTGCGGGACGCTGGAAGGTGGTCTTCCCGCCGGTATCCCGTCACGGCATTTGTGTGGGAATTATTGTGAAGCATTAGGAATAAATCATGTATCGTTGAACCACACTCAGCTGCAGAGTCGCGTTTGTGTCTATGTGAACAACAGTGGAACGAATCGAGAAAGCTctacagcagcggcagcaaacaCGACACGAAGAAAGCTTCGGTCCAAGCAACCTCGAGCAAAAGCTCTCCCGTCCACTGTCAGCTGGTTTTGACagccgtttgtttacatacaGACACGCATTGCCAGCACGTCGAAGGGATGATCGTGCGTAGCAAAATGTTAATtagttaaaaataaaccaaaaaaccaGTGCCGATGACGAAGGAAGGAAATTTAACTGTAAAATGTAAGTAACTGTGCTGAATAATCATACTTTAGGACACGTGCTCTTTTCATTcgtgtttttggtttgctgttttgtgtcGCTGGTGTCACTTGTCTATCGATGCGGTCTCATCGATTTGTACACCGTATGGGAAAGAGCTGTTTGCCATCGATTAATCTCACCCCCCAAAAAACGCACATTTATCTATACTGTGCGTGCAATCAATGGTTTAATAGCGACTGCTAATCATTTTGATAAACATAATCTCCTAATCGTCTATGATTTTTCTTTGCTGAAAATGTACCATTTGTTGGCATCCTGGCTTGTGAATCGATTTTCTTTCCTGTTTAAGTTGTTGATTTGTTCATCTGGTGACTATTCGTAACCTTTACATCATCTTTATCCTCTTTTTCCTTTACGAAAACGTGTTTTACCATTGCCAATTTATGTATTTAACAGAGCATTAAGGAAAAGCCTTcacagacactcacacactccgTACGTAAAAGCAAAAGGGCAATTATGTTCTCGTCATTAAACATGTACCACGAatcccccctcctccccccctgcTTTCCGCATACTGAACCGTTTCGGTAACCTATTTTAATTGCAGCGTACTACAAGTGCAATTACATCACCACGGCTGGCCTCCACCACGGTTGCTGCTCGGCCGGCTCCCCTACAAGCGACTGCACTCTCCCGGTGTCATCGGTGCCGAACATTGTTCCCGAGTTGCTTTTTTCTGCTCTCGCCTCGTCTTGCCCTTAAACGGTAGACAGGATCAACGTCGACGTCAACGTCAAACTACAACTACACGAAAACGTGTGCCAAACCGCGACACTAAAAACCGACATCGTTAACGTTCGTACTAGCTGCTGTGTGCGACATTGCCTGAACCAGTGACGCAGTCATCAAAATTGTCCTAAATATTTCGGACTTTGAACTGCTCTAACTCGTAAACAGTAAGACGAAGAGACATGCTGGGGATAGGAACGCTCCTAGGAGCGTagaaaacccgtttaaaaCGTGACTTAAATTTTAAAGTTCGTTTTTGTGCTTCCAAATGAGCACACACCATTAGAATTGGAAGATAAAGTCAGTTGTGCACATTTGCTCGGTTCCCAAAAAATCGCAAACACAGCCAAACAACGCAAAAAAGCTGGGGGAATTTGCttcgtttttccttttgcaACGCACAAAAAATTTACGCAACCACGATCGCGCGTCGACCTGCGCGAGCAATTTTTTGCCTGCACGGTTTTCCCTCAATTTTCTcttgcacacacagacacgatCGGGAAAGAGAACATCCCGGACGCtattaatgaaacaaaagccgGGAGATTTGGTGGGCAATTTTGTGCGATTTTGCTCTCCCGTTTGCCCGTTTGCACTGCGCTGTGTGGTGGTAACAGTTTTGCAACACCGTTCAACCGGCGTGAACGTTCGTTCCCGTATTTTGAGAGTGTGGAAAATAGCGCCATCAGTGCATTTTAACGTTTTCCACTGCATCATAGCAAGCGCTGCGAGTTTTATCGGggtgtttttcccccttttgctTAAAATTTCAACGGTTATCATCtagctgcgtgtgtgtgcgtgtgtgtgacgcGTGCAAAAGCATATGTTTTGATACGGCAACCGGTGGGGAGCGGTGGGTGTTTATACAGCTGGCAAAGTGCAATTTAATCATCCCTTCCCCCTCGCCACTAAGTGTGCAATCGAAGGATCGTATTTTTCTGTTACGAGCCGGTCCCATCAGGGCAAGTAAGGCAGAAAGCGGAGAAGGTGGTGGCGAAGTGGTGCAACGGACGGCAGCACAACATAACCGAGGAGCGGAGGGGGTTCGAGCACACGAACGCATCGCCATCGtagtcgtcgtggtcgtcgtgtCAGCATCGTCGGAGGAAGTTGTGCGAATTCAGCGGCCGAACCGTACGCAGGCATGTACTGGTCCGTCAAGCGGCGCGCTTTGAAAAGGTGATTACGAATGTGTGTTGATCGGAGTTTGGAGTTTGAAGTTTTAGTGTTGAGTGTTGATTTTCCCTTGCTTCCTCCATACAttccaaagtgtgtgtgcCCAAATCCCAAAATTTAATCAACAAACGGAGCAATAATTATGACGCTGTAGGAATTATTAACGACACCATCATCCCTTCACCAAAAAAGGGCGTCTCCATGACGACGTtgtgagagtgtgtttgtgtgtgcgctcgtGTATGAGTAAATTTTACGCATCGGGAAACCGGCTCAGGAACCGTGAATTTGTATGCGCTCGTGACAAACACTGCCAACAGAGACCAACAACAAGTGTGTTTACATTCGCTCGCTACTGACAGGCACCGCTGGGCTGGTATTATTGCGCTATCGGAAACAGCATTTGCCGAAATAAGGCGCCGCGGCTTGT
Coding sequences within:
- the LOC120904763 gene encoding F-box/LRR-repeat protein 4-like, which codes for MNKNIEYPTLPVSKEECLQYVLYVAMIHVEIIPDISDTLLVNLIGPPENYTPRAKLYATPKLGTWWQSMPEFGLENVAPEDNAPVNFYFIVKYELSVYPSRVGWYEKKHTGAVVRIWAYRAEAKEWSLLWDCRYDGVLSNSSPQLFCPEIRTVRHSTKLLRFELNTRDRVKAIVNFDGIALVGVEDSSEETLHQSSAVPLKSHEGVTQDSGTRDSSALPPTRATGRKLTDLPHEMLFKIFSHLDQLSLRNVGQVCNSYAALVSDARLYRVVNLRPYWHKMNRQHLQWLQKRCTGISKLDLSWCGNVDVFNNSDVNALLKRRGATLTHLRLNCFGVSVNLSRMLKLCPNLTELCMQSACIDNNYIFSHSYCGQLVTLDLGRTSVSIKMLNHLLQHNLGLQHLNLSYCTFPVLDRLLTFGQRYHLQSSIICTIREYNRQLISLNLYRTCIVTADALEALYNCFNLEELDLGYSWYSNQCFDYELTMLVQTCTRLQRIGIAGYMTSSDSFLQTFAASCPELQLLDLTECEILNDELNALRNEFPTLSILDQSRSEGTQ
- the LOC120901249 gene encoding cytochrome b-c1 complex subunit 7-like; translation: ARQLHKRQARSFVLVFCKVPRSCAEHFGKDFSERFSTIKMSYLARKGPAVYSALGKWAYNMAGFNQYGLHRDDCLYENEDVKEAIRRLPEKLKDERNFRITRALHLSMTKTILPKEQWTKYEEDTKYLEPYLQEVVRERDEKVKWESNK